One genomic window of Scatophagus argus isolate fScaArg1 chromosome 16, fScaArg1.pri, whole genome shotgun sequence includes the following:
- the LOC124073688 gene encoding SEC14-like protein 1, with protein sequence MVQEYQSPVRVYKHPFELIMAAYVRRFPKCSLIPVFVDSEIISESQSKDGSILATERRCVIDIDAPRLLKRIAGVDYLYFIQKNTMNRRDRTLHIEVHNETFSSRVIVRECCKYTVHPENEDWTCFEQTASLDIKSFFGFESTAEKIAMKQYASSIKKGKEIIEYYLRELEKEGVTYMPRWTPAVVSGYAGAIPVTGAKNGLDSKDPACSTELVVGSPDDKLDADYIRRYLGDLTPLQESCLIRLRQWLQENHKGKIPKDQHVLRFLRARDFNLDKARELLCQSLTWRKQHQVDFLLDTWECPQLLQDYYTGGWHHHDRDGRPLYILRLGQTDTKGLVRALGEEVLLRQVLSINEEGLRRCQENTRVFGRPISCWTCLVDLEGLNMRHLWRPGVKALLRIIEVVEANYPETLGRLLILRAPRVFPVLWTLVSPFIDENTRKKFLVYAGNDYQDPGGLVDYIDKEIIPDFLGGDCMCDVPEGGLVPKSLYRTAEELENEENCLLTDSIYKSASIFKGTPYEMLIEITEASSVITWDFDVSKGDVIFNIYHSKRAPQPPKKDTLGAHGITSLGAVNAQLIDRSWVLGKDYSLVEKALTCREGESVQGSHVTRWPGFYILQWRFHSSPACSASSLPRVDDVLASLQVSSHKCKIMYYTEVLASHDFRGSMTSLESSHSGFSQVSAATTSSSHSHASSTISR encoded by the exons ATGGTGCAGGAGTACCAGTCCCCTGTTCGGGTCTACAAGCATCCATTTGAGTTAATAATGGCG GCCTATGTAAGGAGGTTCCCAAAATGCTCTCTGATTCCAGTGTTTGTAGACAGTGAGATCATCAGCGAGAGCCAAAGCAAAGATGGATCCATACTGGCAACCGAGAGGCGCTGTGTGATTGACATCGATGCCCCGCGGCTACTTAAACGG ATTGCCGGTGTAGACTACCTGTACTTTATCCAAAAGAACACCATGAATCGCAGAGACAGGACGCTCCACATTGAGGTCCACAACGAGACCTTTTCCAGCAGAGTGATCGTCCGCGAGTGCTGCAAATACACG GTTCATCCAGAAAATGAGGACTGGACGTGCTTTGAGCAGACAGCTAGTCTGGATATTAAGTCATTTTTTGGCTTTGAGAGCACAGCAGAGAAGATAGCTATGAAACAGTATGCTAGCAGCATTAAGAAG GGTAAAGAAATTATTGAGTACTATCTCCGAGAGCTGGAAAAAGAAGGAGTAACTTATATGCCTCGTTGGACCCCTGCAGTTGTCTCTGGCTATGCTGGAGCCATCCCAGTTACGGGTGCTAAGAACGGGCTGGACAGTAAAGACCCGGCCTGTTCCACAGAGCTGGTGGTTGGTTCTCCGGACG ACAAGCTGGATGCTGACTACATCAGACGTTACCTAGGTGATTTAACGCCTCTGCAGGAAAGCTGTCTTATTCGACTGCGCCAGTGGCTCCAAGAAAACCACAAGGGCAAG ATTCCAAAGGATCAGCATGTGCTGCGCTTCCTGAGGGCCAGAGACTTCAACCTGGACAAGGCCAGGGAGCTCTTGTGTCAGTCGCTCACCTGGAGGAAGCAACACCAGGTAGATTTTCTGTTGGACACATGGGAGTGCCCACAACTACTTCAAGACTATTACACTGGAGGCTGGCACCACCACGACAGAG aTGGCCGTCCCCTGTATATCTTGCGTCTGGGACAAACTGATACTAAGGGATTGGTCCGAGCCTTGGGAGAAGAGGTGCTACTGAGACAG GTCCTGTCCATCAATGAGGAGGGACTGAGGCGGTGTCAAGAAAACACCAGAGTGTTCGGGCGACCCATTAG CTGCTGGACTTGCCTGGTGGATCTAGAGGGTCTTAACATGCGTCACCTGTGGAGACCAGGCGTTAAGGCTCTGCTGAGAATCATTGAGGTGGTGGAGGCCAACTACCCTGAGACTCTGGGTCGCCTGCTCATACTGAGGGCCCCTAGAGTTTTCCCAGTGCTCTGGACCCTG GTTAGCCCCTTTATTGATGAGAACACCCGTAAGAAATTCCTTGTTTATGCTGGAAATGACTACCAGGATCCCGGGGGACTGGTGGACTACATTGACAAAGAAATCATCCCTGACTTCTTGGGAGGGGATTGCATG TGTGACGTCCCTGAGGGAGGATTGGTCCCCAAATCTCTGTACaggacagcagaggagctggagaatGAGGAAAACTGCCTGTTGACTGACTCCATCTATAAGAGTGCCAGTATATTCAAAGGAACCCCATATGAG ATGCTGATCGAGATCACAGAGGCCTCCTCCGTCATCACCTGGGACTTTGATGTGTCTAAAGGAGATGTGATTTTCAACATTTACCATTCCAAGAGGGCCCCTCAGCCTCCTAAAAAAGACACTCTTGGAGCCCATGGCATCACGTCCCTCGGGGCTGTTAATGCCCAGCTGATAGACAGGAGTTGGGTGCTGGGAAAGGACTACAGCTTGGTGGAAAAAGCGCTCACCTGCAGGGAGGGAGAAAGTGTACAG GGATCCCACGTAACACGCTGGCCCGGCTTCTACATCCTGCAGTGGCGCTTCCACAGCTCCCCAGCCTGCTCCGCCTCCAGCCTGCCTCGCGTGGATGATGTTTTGGCCTCGCTACAGGTCTCCTCCCACAAGTGTAAGATCATGTACTACACTGAGGTGCTGGCCTCCCATGACTTCag GGGATCTATGACCAGTCTGGAGTCCAGTCATAGTGGTTTCTCTCAGGTCAGTGCTGCCACTACCTCCTCTAGCCACTCACATGCCAGCTCCACCATCTCAAGGTAG